A portion of the Punica granatum isolate Tunisia-2019 chromosome 7, ASM765513v2, whole genome shotgun sequence genome contains these proteins:
- the LOC116214955 gene encoding uncharacterized protein LOC116214955 translates to MASHATREPVKVVVINTLYVEAEPVSFKSIVQNLTGKDSHIPETEESSAKGTRRNRVGSAIDGKTVAARDKGCSCNLVEESSAKGTRRNRVGSAIDGKTVAARVEGCSCDLVEESSAKGTRRNRVGSAIDGKTVAARDEGCSCDLVPWTEVPFGDLGWESLMLQLPQDEGMGWLWQE, encoded by the coding sequence ATGGCATCGCATGCGACGAGAGAGCCGGTGAAAGTGGTTGTTATCAATACCCTTTACGTAGAAGCCGAACCAGTGAGCTTCAAATCCATCGTTCAGAACCTCACTGGTAAGGACTCTCACATTCCAGAGACAGAAGAGAGCTCGGCTAAGGGCACTAGAAGGAATAGGGTTGGATCCGCTATCGATGGCAAAACAGTTGCCGCTCGTGACAAAGGTTGCAGCTGCAATTTGGTGGAAGAGAGCTCGGCTAAGGGCACTAGAAGGAATAGGGTTGGATCTGCTATCGATGGCAAAACAGTTGCCGCTCGTGTCGAAGGTTGCAGCTGCGATTTGGTGGAAGAGAGCTCGGCTAAGGGCACTAGAAGGAATAGGGTTGGATCCGCTATCGATGGCAAAACAGTTGCCGCTCGTGACGAAGGTTGTAGCTGTGATTTGGTGCCATGGACAGAAGTTCCATTTGGTGATTTGGGATGGGAGTCGTTGATGTTGCAGCTGCCTCAAGATGAAGGAATGGGGTGGTTGTGGCAAGAGTAG